In Phyllopteryx taeniolatus isolate TA_2022b chromosome 8, UOR_Ptae_1.2, whole genome shotgun sequence, one genomic interval encodes:
- the ssh2a gene encoding protein phosphatase Slingshot homolog 2 isoform X1, with protein sequence MTLGAVSGSGSSPAVSFCSCCGAKMVPYFSDDAVVSNNQINQLISESFLTVKGAALFLPRGNSPMPNFAPHISQRWNKHTGDLQKHLQTMFTVLRPEDTIRLAVRLESSYPQVTRYMVVVSTNGRQDTEESIVLGMDFYSSDSCCTVGLVLPLWSDTLIHLDGDGGFSVSTVNRVHVFKPVSVQAMWSALQSLHKACDVARCHNYYPGSLFLTWVSYYQSRISSNQFCINEWNAMQDVESHRANSPVLFTDLPTERERTERLIKMRLREIMMQKDLENVTCKEIRTELEMQMVCNLREFKEFIDNEMIVILGQMDSPTEIFEHVYLGSEWNASNLEELQNSGVRYILNVTREIDNFFPGMFEYHNIRVYDEEATNLLEYWNETYKFITKAKKAGAKCLVHCKMGVSRSASTVIAYAMKEHGWTLDAAFEYVKERRAVAKPNPSFMKQLEEYQGILLASKQRHNKLWRSHSDSDLSDRPEQLCKTSSHPLGRSDSQSNNNNSSPALHHFLGVAVLQALVSQPDDAMKSTPDRHAQRDDARDSPVEESVRTDCDGTVPPPSPHPNAAKLAPEETLANAANAVVTAPAIFPDPPPSLHILPPTPHLQRAHENHVTPLASPGNQPLELFLHFPEQSSSEDLSPITVMSSDTSQQSPSDSQSDRHSPPSPVSDTPLPTPLASTGPSDDNNNPSEPQADGRGEADGSSDHSSDSIDFFSAREKFLGLAQEDRAQKLPEQNMDGDDNRGAEEEEESEQRTSQSEDSDDKLSPDSLHQPHHDNGISVRHIVTEIEAICHPTTSLTSPDPSSPSPVPPPSRSLPLVRSDPGEEPEPEVALPSSTPPSHLQSPSTLPCDLPAGAVRRATEQLEQKLRREILEMAATQRSPLPSPCSEHPPVRTSEQPNHSTQGETTGEDGGTLTGLNSSGTVNLQNTSIGQIGALPHPLSHMMFDSHTVDSSRHTSAQTQRDSGLQMSLDGVTIQESDLDENSESSGRRGSCSPDCAAQKRLARGSLELEKIQQTLRELQAFLHDTGQPQGPRDIMEVEPPTALDAAQRLRQDGKSFLEPAGWHRAIELEARIRQAGLTPPSLMKRSASLAKLDCLELSANDLSDLDLRQHARTTAYTHYAFPTSPSHSDDTWKKQKVLTPSDCPERLSREDLPPSLSPERNEREKPEGGGCGSLGAASRQQGRAHSSRRSRKAGERKQRAAAATLLYNTM encoded by the exons ATGACCCTCGGCGCGGTGTCCGGCTCCGGCAGCTCGCCGGCGGTCAGCTTCTGCTCGTGTTGCGGGGCCAAAATGGTGCCTTACTTCAGCGACGACGCGGTGGTgtcaaataatcaaatcaaccaact TATCAGCGAGAGCTTCCTCACGGTAAAAGGTGCCGCCCTTTTCCTCCCAAGAGGAAATAGTCCCATGCCAAACTTTGCACCTCATATCAGCCAACGCTGGAACAAGCACACAG GGGATCTCCAGAAGCATCTTCAGACTATGTTCACTGTGCTGCGGCCAGAGGATACAATCCGACTG GCTGTACGTCTGGAGAGTTCCTACCCTCAGGTAACCCGCTACATGGTGGTTGTCTCCACCAATGGTAGACAAGACACAGAGGAAAGCATCGTTCTTGGCATGGACTTCTATTCCTCTGACAG CTGCTGTACAGTGGGTCTGGTTCTACCTCTGTGGAGTGACACGCTGATCCACTTGGATGGAGATGG AGGTTTTAGTGTGTCAACTGTGAACCGTGTTCATGTTTTCAAGCCAGTCTCAGTCCAGGCAATGTG GTCGGCTCTCCAGTCGCTTCACAAAGCGTGCGACGTTGCCCGCTGCCACAATTACTACCCAGGCAGCCTGTTCCTGACATGGGTCAGCTATTATCAGAGCAGGATCTCCTCCAACCAGTTCTGCATCAACGAGTGGAACGCCATGCAGGATGTTGAGTCACACCGTGCCAATTCACCTGTTCTCTTCACAGATTT ACCCACTGAGAGAGAGCGCACAGAGAGACTGATAAAGATGCGCCTCAGAGAGATCATGATGCAAAAAGACTTGGAGAATGTCACCTGCAAGGAG ATCCGCACAGAGCTGGAGATGCAGATGGTGTGCAACCTGAGGGAGTTCAAGGAGTTCATAGACAATGAGATGATTGTCATCCTTGGACAAATGGACAGCCCCACGGAGATCTTTGAACATGTTTACCTG GGCTCTGAGTGGAACGCTTCCAACCTGGAGGAGCTGCAAAACAGCGG CGTCCGCTACATCCTGAATGTGACAAGAGAGATAGACAACTTCTTCCCGGGAATGTTTGAGTACCACAACATCCGGGTGTATGACGAGGAGGCCACCAACCTGCTGGAGTACTGGAACGAAACCTACAAGTTCATCACCAAAGCCAA GAAAGCCGGTGCCAAGTGTCTGGTCCATTGTAAGATGGGCGTGAGCCGCTCGGCCTCGACAGTGATCGCCTACGCTATGAAGGAGCATGGCTGGACGCTGGACGCCGCCTTTGAATATGTGAAGGAGAGACGAGCCGTCGCCAAACCTAATCCTTCCTTCATGAAACAGCTGGAGGAATATCAGGGAATTCTGCTCGCCAG CAAACAGAGGCATAATAAACTATGGCGCTCCCACTCAGATAGTGACCTATCTGATCGTCCAGAACAATTGTGTAAAACCTCCTCTCACCCCTTGGGGCGCTCAGACTCTCAGAGCAACAACAATAATTCCTCCCCCGCCTTGCATCATTTCCTGGGCGTGGCCGTGCTCCAGGCTCTAGTTTCTCAACCCGACGATGCCATGAAATCGACCCCTGACCGACACGCACAACGCGACGACGCACGTGACTCACCGGTTGAGGAGTCGGTCCGAACGGATTGCGACGGCACGGTCCCGCCTCCCTCGCCACATCCAAACGCAGCCAAGCTCGCCCCAGAGGAAACGCTCGCCAACGCTGCGAACGCGGTCGTCACGGCACCTGCCATCTTTCCCGATCCTCCTCCCTCGCTCCACATCCTCCCCCCAACTCCTCATCTTCAGCGTGCCCACGAGAATCACGTAACGCCGTTGGCCAGCCCAGGGAACCAACCACTGGaactgtttcttcacttcccgGAGCAAAGCAGCTCCGAGGACCTTTCTCCCATCACCGTGATGTCCTCGGACACCTCACAACAGTCGCCGTCAGATTCTCAGAGTGACAGACACAGCCCGCCCAGCCCGGTCAGCGACACCCCTCTCCCCACGCCGCTTGCCTCAACTGGACCcagcgacgacaacaacaaccccAGCGAACCTCAAGCGGACGGCCGCGGCGAAGCCGACGGCTCTTCCGACCACAGCTCGGACAGCATCGACTTCTTCAGTGCCAGGGAGAAGTTTCTGGGCTTAGCCCAAGAGGACAGAGCACAGAAACTACCGGAGCAAAACAtggatggtgacgacaacagaggagctgaagaggaggaggagagtgaACAAAGGACAAGTCag TCCGAGGATAGCGATGACAAGCTCAGCCCCGACAGTCTGCATCAGCCACACCACGACAACGGAATATCAGTCCGCCATATTGTCACTGAGATCGAAGCCATATGCCACCCGACTACTTCCTTAACTTCTCCCGACCCCTCCTCTCCGTCGCCCGTCCCTCCGCCCTCACGCAGCCTTCCGCTCGTCCGGTCGGATCCTGGGGAGGAGCCGGAGCCCGAAGTCGCGCTGCCCTCTTCGACTCCTCCCTCGCACCTGCAGTCCCCCTCGACGCTGCCGTGCGACCTGCCGGCGGGCGCTGTGCGGCGGGCCACCGAGCAGCTGGAGCAGAAGCTGAGGCGGGAAATATTGGAGATGGCCGCCACGCAGCGCTCCCCGCTGCCGTCCCCCTGCAGCGAACACCCTCCTGTCCGAACGTCTGAACAGCCAAACCACTCTACCCAGGGCGAGACCACCGGTGAGGACGGAGGCACACTAACAGGACTGAACAGCTCAGGAACAGTTAACCTCCAAAACACTTCCATCGGCCAGATTGGTGCTCTACCACATCCCCTAAGTCATATGATGTTCGATTCTCACACAGTAGACTCCTCTCGTCATACCTCAGCCCAAACCCAAAGAGACAGTGGGCTCCAAATGAGCCTGGATGGGGTCACAATCCAGGAGTCGGACCTCGATGAGAACTCAGAGTCCTCAGGCCGGCGAGGAAGTTGCAGTCCCGACTGCGCCGCACAGAAGCGTCTGGCACGCGGCAGCCTGGAACTGGAAAAGATTCAGCAGACGCTGAGAGAACTGCAGGCGTTCCTCCACGACACGGGGCAGCCTCAGGGTCCGAGGGACATCATGGAAGTGGAGCCTCCTACGGCCCTGGATGCGGCCCAGCGGCTCAGACaagacgggaagagcttcctgGAGCCGGCCGGGTGGCACCGAGCTATCGAGCTGGAGGCTCGCATCCGCCAGGCGGGCCTCACCCCGCCTTCTCTCATGAAGAGGTCGGCCTCCTTGGCTAAACTGGACTGCCTGGAATTGTCAGCCAACGACCTCAGCGACCTCGACCTGAGGCAGCACGCCCGGACGACGGCGTACACCCACTACGCTTTCCCCACGTCTCCGTCTCACTCGGACGACACGTGGAAGAAGCAGAAAGTTCTCACGCCGAGCGACTGCCCCGAGCGTTTGTCCCGTGAAGACCTCCCTCCGTCCCTCTCCCCCGAGAGGAACGAGCGGGAGAAGCCGGAAGGCGGCGGGTGCGGCTCGCTGGGTGCGGCGTCACGGCAACAGGGGAGGGCTCACTCTTCCCGACGTTCCCGGAAAGCCGGCGAAAGGAAGCAGCGCGCTGCTGCCGCCACACTGCTGTACAACACCATGTGA
- the ssh2a gene encoding protein phosphatase Slingshot homolog 2 isoform X2 — translation MALVTVQRSPTPSTTSSPCVSEAGSGEDDCRSQPRSISESFLTVKGAALFLPRGNSPMPNFAPHISQRWNKHTGDLQKHLQTMFTVLRPEDTIRLAVRLESSYPQVTRYMVVVSTNGRQDTEESIVLGMDFYSSDSCCTVGLVLPLWSDTLIHLDGDGGFSVSTVNRVHVFKPVSVQAMWSALQSLHKACDVARCHNYYPGSLFLTWVSYYQSRISSNQFCINEWNAMQDVESHRANSPVLFTDLPTERERTERLIKMRLREIMMQKDLENVTCKEIRTELEMQMVCNLREFKEFIDNEMIVILGQMDSPTEIFEHVYLGSEWNASNLEELQNSGVRYILNVTREIDNFFPGMFEYHNIRVYDEEATNLLEYWNETYKFITKAKKAGAKCLVHCKMGVSRSASTVIAYAMKEHGWTLDAAFEYVKERRAVAKPNPSFMKQLEEYQGILLASKQRHNKLWRSHSDSDLSDRPEQLCKTSSHPLGRSDSQSNNNNSSPALHHFLGVAVLQALVSQPDDAMKSTPDRHAQRDDARDSPVEESVRTDCDGTVPPPSPHPNAAKLAPEETLANAANAVVTAPAIFPDPPPSLHILPPTPHLQRAHENHVTPLASPGNQPLELFLHFPEQSSSEDLSPITVMSSDTSQQSPSDSQSDRHSPPSPVSDTPLPTPLASTGPSDDNNNPSEPQADGRGEADGSSDHSSDSIDFFSAREKFLGLAQEDRAQKLPEQNMDGDDNRGAEEEEESEQRTSQSEDSDDKLSPDSLHQPHHDNGISVRHIVTEIEAICHPTTSLTSPDPSSPSPVPPPSRSLPLVRSDPGEEPEPEVALPSSTPPSHLQSPSTLPCDLPAGAVRRATEQLEQKLRREILEMAATQRSPLPSPCSEHPPVRTSEQPNHSTQGETTGEDGGTLTGLNSSGTVNLQNTSIGQIGALPHPLSHMMFDSHTVDSSRHTSAQTQRDSGLQMSLDGVTIQESDLDENSESSGRRGSCSPDCAAQKRLARGSLELEKIQQTLRELQAFLHDTGQPQGPRDIMEVEPPTALDAAQRLRQDGKSFLEPAGWHRAIELEARIRQAGLTPPSLMKRSASLAKLDCLELSANDLSDLDLRQHARTTAYTHYAFPTSPSHSDDTWKKQKVLTPSDCPERLSREDLPPSLSPERNEREKPEGGGCGSLGAASRQQGRAHSSRRSRKAGERKQRAAAATLLYNTM, via the exons TATCAGCGAGAGCTTCCTCACGGTAAAAGGTGCCGCCCTTTTCCTCCCAAGAGGAAATAGTCCCATGCCAAACTTTGCACCTCATATCAGCCAACGCTGGAACAAGCACACAG GGGATCTCCAGAAGCATCTTCAGACTATGTTCACTGTGCTGCGGCCAGAGGATACAATCCGACTG GCTGTACGTCTGGAGAGTTCCTACCCTCAGGTAACCCGCTACATGGTGGTTGTCTCCACCAATGGTAGACAAGACACAGAGGAAAGCATCGTTCTTGGCATGGACTTCTATTCCTCTGACAG CTGCTGTACAGTGGGTCTGGTTCTACCTCTGTGGAGTGACACGCTGATCCACTTGGATGGAGATGG AGGTTTTAGTGTGTCAACTGTGAACCGTGTTCATGTTTTCAAGCCAGTCTCAGTCCAGGCAATGTG GTCGGCTCTCCAGTCGCTTCACAAAGCGTGCGACGTTGCCCGCTGCCACAATTACTACCCAGGCAGCCTGTTCCTGACATGGGTCAGCTATTATCAGAGCAGGATCTCCTCCAACCAGTTCTGCATCAACGAGTGGAACGCCATGCAGGATGTTGAGTCACACCGTGCCAATTCACCTGTTCTCTTCACAGATTT ACCCACTGAGAGAGAGCGCACAGAGAGACTGATAAAGATGCGCCTCAGAGAGATCATGATGCAAAAAGACTTGGAGAATGTCACCTGCAAGGAG ATCCGCACAGAGCTGGAGATGCAGATGGTGTGCAACCTGAGGGAGTTCAAGGAGTTCATAGACAATGAGATGATTGTCATCCTTGGACAAATGGACAGCCCCACGGAGATCTTTGAACATGTTTACCTG GGCTCTGAGTGGAACGCTTCCAACCTGGAGGAGCTGCAAAACAGCGG CGTCCGCTACATCCTGAATGTGACAAGAGAGATAGACAACTTCTTCCCGGGAATGTTTGAGTACCACAACATCCGGGTGTATGACGAGGAGGCCACCAACCTGCTGGAGTACTGGAACGAAACCTACAAGTTCATCACCAAAGCCAA GAAAGCCGGTGCCAAGTGTCTGGTCCATTGTAAGATGGGCGTGAGCCGCTCGGCCTCGACAGTGATCGCCTACGCTATGAAGGAGCATGGCTGGACGCTGGACGCCGCCTTTGAATATGTGAAGGAGAGACGAGCCGTCGCCAAACCTAATCCTTCCTTCATGAAACAGCTGGAGGAATATCAGGGAATTCTGCTCGCCAG CAAACAGAGGCATAATAAACTATGGCGCTCCCACTCAGATAGTGACCTATCTGATCGTCCAGAACAATTGTGTAAAACCTCCTCTCACCCCTTGGGGCGCTCAGACTCTCAGAGCAACAACAATAATTCCTCCCCCGCCTTGCATCATTTCCTGGGCGTGGCCGTGCTCCAGGCTCTAGTTTCTCAACCCGACGATGCCATGAAATCGACCCCTGACCGACACGCACAACGCGACGACGCACGTGACTCACCGGTTGAGGAGTCGGTCCGAACGGATTGCGACGGCACGGTCCCGCCTCCCTCGCCACATCCAAACGCAGCCAAGCTCGCCCCAGAGGAAACGCTCGCCAACGCTGCGAACGCGGTCGTCACGGCACCTGCCATCTTTCCCGATCCTCCTCCCTCGCTCCACATCCTCCCCCCAACTCCTCATCTTCAGCGTGCCCACGAGAATCACGTAACGCCGTTGGCCAGCCCAGGGAACCAACCACTGGaactgtttcttcacttcccgGAGCAAAGCAGCTCCGAGGACCTTTCTCCCATCACCGTGATGTCCTCGGACACCTCACAACAGTCGCCGTCAGATTCTCAGAGTGACAGACACAGCCCGCCCAGCCCGGTCAGCGACACCCCTCTCCCCACGCCGCTTGCCTCAACTGGACCcagcgacgacaacaacaaccccAGCGAACCTCAAGCGGACGGCCGCGGCGAAGCCGACGGCTCTTCCGACCACAGCTCGGACAGCATCGACTTCTTCAGTGCCAGGGAGAAGTTTCTGGGCTTAGCCCAAGAGGACAGAGCACAGAAACTACCGGAGCAAAACAtggatggtgacgacaacagaggagctgaagaggaggaggagagtgaACAAAGGACAAGTCag TCCGAGGATAGCGATGACAAGCTCAGCCCCGACAGTCTGCATCAGCCACACCACGACAACGGAATATCAGTCCGCCATATTGTCACTGAGATCGAAGCCATATGCCACCCGACTACTTCCTTAACTTCTCCCGACCCCTCCTCTCCGTCGCCCGTCCCTCCGCCCTCACGCAGCCTTCCGCTCGTCCGGTCGGATCCTGGGGAGGAGCCGGAGCCCGAAGTCGCGCTGCCCTCTTCGACTCCTCCCTCGCACCTGCAGTCCCCCTCGACGCTGCCGTGCGACCTGCCGGCGGGCGCTGTGCGGCGGGCCACCGAGCAGCTGGAGCAGAAGCTGAGGCGGGAAATATTGGAGATGGCCGCCACGCAGCGCTCCCCGCTGCCGTCCCCCTGCAGCGAACACCCTCCTGTCCGAACGTCTGAACAGCCAAACCACTCTACCCAGGGCGAGACCACCGGTGAGGACGGAGGCACACTAACAGGACTGAACAGCTCAGGAACAGTTAACCTCCAAAACACTTCCATCGGCCAGATTGGTGCTCTACCACATCCCCTAAGTCATATGATGTTCGATTCTCACACAGTAGACTCCTCTCGTCATACCTCAGCCCAAACCCAAAGAGACAGTGGGCTCCAAATGAGCCTGGATGGGGTCACAATCCAGGAGTCGGACCTCGATGAGAACTCAGAGTCCTCAGGCCGGCGAGGAAGTTGCAGTCCCGACTGCGCCGCACAGAAGCGTCTGGCACGCGGCAGCCTGGAACTGGAAAAGATTCAGCAGACGCTGAGAGAACTGCAGGCGTTCCTCCACGACACGGGGCAGCCTCAGGGTCCGAGGGACATCATGGAAGTGGAGCCTCCTACGGCCCTGGATGCGGCCCAGCGGCTCAGACaagacgggaagagcttcctgGAGCCGGCCGGGTGGCACCGAGCTATCGAGCTGGAGGCTCGCATCCGCCAGGCGGGCCTCACCCCGCCTTCTCTCATGAAGAGGTCGGCCTCCTTGGCTAAACTGGACTGCCTGGAATTGTCAGCCAACGACCTCAGCGACCTCGACCTGAGGCAGCACGCCCGGACGACGGCGTACACCCACTACGCTTTCCCCACGTCTCCGTCTCACTCGGACGACACGTGGAAGAAGCAGAAAGTTCTCACGCCGAGCGACTGCCCCGAGCGTTTGTCCCGTGAAGACCTCCCTCCGTCCCTCTCCCCCGAGAGGAACGAGCGGGAGAAGCCGGAAGGCGGCGGGTGCGGCTCGCTGGGTGCGGCGTCACGGCAACAGGGGAGGGCTCACTCTTCCCGACGTTCCCGGAAAGCCGGCGAAAGGAAGCAGCGCGCTGCTGCCGCCACACTGCTGTACAACACCATGTGA